In Zingiber officinale cultivar Zhangliang chromosome 1A, Zo_v1.1, whole genome shotgun sequence, the DNA window CTTGGGACTTCATGATCGTTTCTCTTCCAGTATAATTCAAGTTGGGAATAGCAACACAAACATTCCTCCCGCTGATATAAGCAGACTCCAACCAATAATTCTTCCTAGCAATCAATATGGTAGGTTGGTGCAGGGAGTTCCCACCTCGTTGGAACTTCAGCAATTGCAACTAAACAGAATTCACAAACCAATCAGTCATTTTCCTGGTTCCTTATCTGGAAGTAGAATTTCTATTCCCAACAATTCTTTTAGCAATGTGACCAACAGTGATTTCATAGCACAATCACCTGAGCAGCAGACACCTTCCCGCACATTGGCCAATCTCTCTTCAAGTACATCATTGTCCACAAGTCTTGATCCTTCCCTTGTTAGTGTTGGGTTTTCTTCTGAATTGGCTGATGCTAGTAGATGCAAAGCTGATTTGCAATCTGCTGTTCCGCTAACCCCATATACAACCAGTACTCCTTCAATAGTTTCCTTTACTAATAATGAGAATTTGCCCAATTTCTTAGACAATTTTCCTGTTGCCCAAAGAGGCAGCAGTTCTCAAAGCATTTCTTCCACTAGTACCATAGTGTCACCTTCACAGGATCCTTTTATAGGAAAAGATGCAAAATGTCACAAGAGCTCTTCTGGTGGACCATCAATGCTATCGCTTACAACTATGGATGAAGAGAGGAATTTTCTCAATTTCAGCAATGCAAGCAATTCTAAACAAATAGAACCAGAGGAGGAACACATATATGAACAAGAAGCCCTGTTCAATTCTTTCTCTAGTACTGCTAATTTAGTGACTAATTCTGTTTCTGGAAATCAAAGAGTGAACAACAGTCTCCATAATCCTGGCTATTCAATTTGTTCACCAAGTTGCCAGATTGATAAATCAGACAACAACAGTTCGCAGAAAGACAAGTTGAATTGGGAGATAATGAAAGTGCAGGGAGGATCAGTCTTATTCGATTGTTTTCTTGACGATGCAGTTGGTTCTCTGATcaaaccggtatgatattctttGTTTGCATACACTTCCAACATTTTATTTAAAGGAACTACATTTCTAGTTTCTGGTGATAACTCAGAAAAGTTTTTCTTTTTGGTGGTTGTTTTTTACATTCTAAAAAGACTGATGTTATGACTGTGTTACATTATCCATGAAATCGCCTCAAATTGTGATCTAAACTTGTGTTCATGTTACTTTTGCCATGGTAGTTTCGAGTCATTCTTACTAGATTTTGCAAACCAAATGTACTTTGAAACTGCATATT includes these proteins:
- the LOC122019697 gene encoding two-component response regulator ORR22-like isoform X3 codes for the protein MKGITHGACDYLLKPVRIEELKNIWQHVVRRRKLAHKKYSHFDDGEESDKHQIVSKEAGDGLNPNGLPNQNEKFSRKRKDQNEEDEDNCEENMLENEDSTTQKKQRVVWSMDLHRKFVAAVNQMGIDKAVPKRILELMNVEKLTRENVASHLQKYRLYLRRLSAAASRQVNMVAAFGGRDSYISSLDDFGTFQTLGASGKLQAIRSLQSSEVLVNANTSGLGLHDRFSSSIIQVGNSNTNIPPADISRLQPIILPSNQYGRLVQGVPTSLELQQLQLNRIHKPISHFPGSLSGSRISIPNNSFSNVTNSDFIAQSPEQQTPSRTLANLSSSTSLSTSLDPSLVSVGFSSELADASRCKADLQSAVPLTPYTTSTPSIVSFTNNENLPNFLDNFPVAQRGSSSQSISSTSTIVSPSQDPFIGKDAKCHKSSSGGPSMLSLTTMDEERNFLNFSNASNSKQIEPEEEHIYEQEALFNSFSSTANLVTNSVSGNQRVNNSLHNPGYSICSPSCQIDKSDNNSSQKDKLNWEIMKVQGGSVLFDCFLDDAVGSLIKPEKDHISFAENSESDMYPLDACL